A single Notoacmeibacter ruber DNA region contains:
- a CDS encoding branched-chain amino acid ABC transporter permease codes for MALLDIPLPVFMGQLLIGLINGAFYAVLSLGLALIFGLLNIVNFAHGALYMVGAFVAFLLLDIMGIGYWPSLLLAPVIVGLFGMVIERLLLRPLADLDHLYGLLLTFGLALLLEGAFRHFYGVSGERYAIPDSLQGVFNLGFMFLPVYRAWVIVASLIVCIATWLLIEKTRLGATMRAAVENADLVRAFGVNVPLLVTVTYGFGVALAAFAGVLAAPIYSVNPLMGSNIIIVVFAIVVIGGLGSIKGAVISGFLLGLCEGLTRVFWPEASNIVIFVVMAVVLVVRPAGLFGKAA; via the coding sequence ATGGCGCTGCTGGACATTCCGCTTCCGGTCTTTATGGGCCAGCTTTTGATTGGCCTCATCAATGGTGCGTTCTACGCCGTCCTCAGCCTCGGCCTTGCCCTGATCTTCGGCCTTCTCAACATCGTCAATTTCGCCCATGGCGCGCTCTACATGGTCGGCGCGTTCGTGGCCTTTCTTCTCCTCGACATTATGGGGATCGGCTACTGGCCCTCCCTCCTCCTCGCGCCCGTCATTGTGGGCTTGTTCGGAATGGTGATTGAACGGCTGCTGCTTCGACCGCTCGCCGATCTCGACCATCTTTACGGCCTGTTGCTCACCTTCGGCCTGGCGCTCTTGCTGGAAGGCGCGTTCCGTCATTTCTATGGCGTCTCCGGCGAACGGTACGCCATTCCCGATTCCTTGCAGGGCGTTTTCAATCTCGGCTTCATGTTCCTGCCCGTCTATCGCGCCTGGGTCATCGTGGCGTCGCTTATCGTCTGCATCGCGACATGGCTTCTGATCGAAAAGACGAGGCTTGGCGCGACGATGCGCGCTGCGGTGGAGAATGCTGATCTCGTCCGCGCCTTCGGGGTGAATGTTCCCCTCCTCGTCACCGTAACCTACGGTTTCGGAGTGGCGTTGGCAGCATTTGCGGGCGTTCTGGCCGCACCGATCTACTCGGTGAACCCGCTCATGGGGTCCAACATCATCATTGTGGTGTTCGCCATTGTCGTGATCGGCGGCCTCGGCTCAATCAAGGGGGCGGTCATATCCGGCTTTCTTCTGGGTCTTTGCGAGGGGCTGACGCGCGTTTTCTGGCCGGAAGCGTCCAATATCGTGATTTTCGTGGTCATGGCGGTCGTCCTGGTCGTCCGGCCGGCGGGCCTCTTCGGAAAGGCGGCTTGA
- a CDS encoding ABC transporter ATP-binding protein, whose amino-acid sequence MTGYVIETRNLTKSFTGFTAVDDVSLQVKQGTIHALIGPNGAGKSTMFNLITKFLQPTSGNILLDGEDITRKKPSQIARMGAVRSFQISSVFPHLTLLENIRVALQRKMHNSYHFWKSETGLNVLNDEARSILANVGLEDAENNLAAELPYGRKRLLELATTLALQPKVLLLDEPMAGMGTGDVNRVADIIRRVAEGRTVLMVEHNLNVVADLSDTITVLQRGAVLAEGPYEQVSRNKDVISAYMGAAHHDD is encoded by the coding sequence GTGACAGGCTATGTCATTGAGACCCGCAATCTCACTAAATCATTCACCGGCTTCACGGCCGTCGACGATGTTTCCTTGCAGGTGAAACAGGGAACGATCCATGCGCTCATCGGACCTAACGGTGCCGGCAAGAGCACCATGTTCAACCTGATCACCAAGTTTCTGCAGCCGACGAGCGGCAACATCCTGCTGGATGGTGAAGACATCACCCGAAAGAAACCATCGCAAATCGCGCGTATGGGTGCGGTTCGCAGCTTTCAGATATCGTCGGTCTTTCCGCACCTGACCCTCCTGGAGAATATCCGGGTCGCGCTGCAGCGGAAGATGCATAATTCCTACCACTTCTGGAAATCGGAAACGGGATTGAACGTGCTGAACGACGAGGCCCGGTCCATTCTGGCCAATGTCGGCCTGGAGGATGCCGAGAATAATCTGGCCGCCGAACTGCCTTATGGCCGCAAGCGCCTGCTGGAACTGGCGACCACGCTCGCGCTGCAGCCGAAAGTCCTGCTGCTCGACGAGCCGATGGCCGGCATGGGCACAGGCGACGTCAATCGCGTGGCCGACATCATCCGCCGCGTCGCCGAAGGGCGCACGGTGTTGATGGTGGAGCACAATCTCAATGTCGTCGCCGATCTTTCCGACACGATCACGGTGCTTCAGCGCGGCGCCGTACTGGCCGAAGGTCCCTATGAACAGGTCAGCCGCAACAAGGACGTGATCTCGGCCTATATGGGAGCGGCCCATCATGATGACTGA
- the glk gene encoding glucokinase, with translation MTDSQMRRARPPAGGKRVVSDMPEAHILPFPVIVGDIGGTNARFAIVPSPDSEHVRLPTQRTAAHPSVEAALLAALGEWSGPPPASALFALAGPVLGDRIPLTNCPWVIDAQAVMKALDLSAFMAVNDFEGQALAAAALPEEDWIVLREGQAVSNSPRIILGPGTGLGVGGLIELPGLWVPVPGEGGHVDMGPRTADDLALWPHLHAQVGHRISGEAILCGRGLLNLYRAVSARRRTDPRHDRSEDITRAALAGEDSIAEETIRHFVTYLGRLAGDLALVYGARGGAYITGGIAPVILPFLRDKSFIDAFDDKAPHSAWLSTIPIHIVAHESPALAGLAAYAAEPDLYAVSQAGRFWSR, from the coding sequence ATGACCGATAGCCAGATGCGTCGTGCACGACCGCCTGCCGGTGGCAAACGGGTCGTGTCCGACATGCCCGAAGCGCACATACTGCCCTTTCCCGTCATCGTCGGAGATATCGGCGGCACCAATGCGCGGTTCGCGATCGTTCCGTCGCCCGATTCGGAGCATGTTCGCCTACCGACACAACGAACGGCCGCCCATCCGTCGGTCGAGGCGGCGCTGCTTGCCGCTCTCGGTGAATGGTCTGGCCCTCCGCCGGCCTCGGCACTTTTCGCGCTGGCCGGGCCTGTTCTCGGTGACCGCATCCCGCTGACCAATTGTCCGTGGGTGATCGACGCGCAGGCGGTGATGAAGGCGCTCGACCTCTCCGCATTCATGGCCGTCAACGATTTCGAGGGCCAGGCTCTCGCGGCGGCCGCGTTGCCGGAAGAGGACTGGATCGTCCTCCGGGAGGGACAGGCCGTTTCCAACTCGCCGCGCATCATCCTTGGGCCGGGCACCGGCCTCGGGGTTGGCGGACTGATCGAACTGCCGGGACTCTGGGTCCCGGTGCCGGGCGAGGGTGGTCACGTGGATATGGGGCCTAGAACCGCCGATGATCTGGCGCTTTGGCCTCATCTCCACGCTCAGGTCGGACATCGCATATCGGGTGAGGCCATCCTGTGCGGGCGGGGCCTGCTCAATCTCTATCGTGCGGTTTCCGCCCGGCGTCGAACCGATCCACGCCATGATCGGTCCGAGGATATCACCCGCGCTGCTCTGGCCGGTGAAGATTCGATCGCAGAAGAAACCATTCGCCATTTTGTGACGTATCTTGGCCGTCTCGCCGGCGATCTGGCGCTTGTCTACGGTGCGCGCGGCGGCGCTTATATAACCGGCGGCATTGCGCCGGTCATTCTGCCCTTCCTGCGCGACAAATCCTTTATCGACGCGTTTGACGACAAGGCGCCGCACTCCGCCTGGCTCTCCACTATCCCGATTCATATCGTCGCCCATGAATCGCCGGCGCTTGCGGGGCTTGCCGCTTATGCGGCAGAGCCCGATCTCTATGCGGTCTCGCAGGCGGGACGCTTCTGGAGCAGATAA
- the ccoS gene encoding cbb3-type cytochrome oxidase assembly protein CcoS has product MNILLMLLPIALFLGFAGLLAFVWSLRNGQFDDLDGAAWRVLEDDPADRQ; this is encoded by the coding sequence ATGAATATTCTTCTCATGCTTCTTCCGATCGCGCTCTTTCTCGGCTTCGCTGGCCTTCTCGCCTTCGTCTGGTCTTTGCGGAACGGCCAGTTTGACGATCTGGATGGCGCGGCGTGGCGTGTCCTCGAGGACGACCCCGCCGACCGGCAATAG
- a CDS encoding branched-chain amino acid ABC transporter permease, whose protein sequence is MSGSNLHSSGELSHLADEESENKTPLLADLRLWAVIGIIALLAAPHFFYPVMVAKVLCFALFAAAFNLLLGFAGLLSFGHAAFFGFSAYVTGYCLQSLGLTAELGILAGTATGALLGLLIGLIAIRRQGIYFAMITLALAQMVYFVCLQAPFTGGEDGLQGVPRRSLFGIIDMTSNMSVYYLVLAIFCFGIFIVYRTVHSPFGQVLKSIRENEDRAISLGYDADRYKLMAFVLSAALSGLAGSTKVMVFQLASLTDVQWQMSGEVVLMAVLGGIGTMLGPILGATIIITLQNELAQIGSLTTIVQGAVFVACVLLFRRGIVGELSHRWNQWRGRSIEPASEAQESRSEV, encoded by the coding sequence ATGAGCGGGAGCAATCTGCATTCGTCCGGCGAACTATCCCACCTCGCTGACGAGGAGAGCGAAAACAAAACGCCTCTTCTGGCCGACCTACGCCTCTGGGCCGTTATCGGTATTATCGCCCTTCTGGCCGCGCCGCACTTTTTCTATCCCGTCATGGTGGCAAAGGTGCTGTGCTTCGCGCTCTTTGCCGCTGCCTTCAATCTGCTGTTGGGCTTTGCGGGCCTTCTTTCCTTCGGCCACGCCGCCTTCTTCGGCTTTTCCGCCTATGTCACCGGCTATTGTCTGCAATCGCTCGGGCTTACCGCGGAGCTGGGTATCCTTGCGGGTACTGCAACGGGCGCGCTGCTCGGCCTTCTGATCGGGCTGATCGCCATCCGGCGGCAAGGCATCTATTTCGCGATGATTACCCTCGCACTGGCCCAGATGGTCTATTTCGTCTGTCTTCAAGCGCCTTTTACCGGCGGTGAGGACGGGTTGCAGGGCGTCCCGCGGCGGTCGTTGTTCGGCATCATCGACATGACGAGCAATATGAGCGTCTATTATCTGGTTCTGGCGATCTTCTGCTTCGGCATCTTCATCGTCTATCGGACCGTCCACTCGCCGTTCGGTCAGGTGCTCAAATCGATCCGTGAAAACGAGGATCGCGCCATTTCACTCGGTTACGACGCCGACCGCTACAAACTGATGGCCTTCGTCCTCTCCGCCGCATTGTCCGGGCTCGCCGGATCGACCAAGGTGATGGTGTTTCAGCTCGCGTCACTCACCGATGTTCAGTGGCAGATGAGCGGCGAGGTCGTATTGATGGCGGTTCTGGGGGGCATTGGCACGATGCTCGGCCCCATTCTCGGCGCCACGATTATCATCACATTGCAGAACGAACTGGCACAGATCGGATCGCTCACCACGATCGTTCAGGGCGCCGTCTTCGTGGCGTGCGTCCTGCTCTTCCGGCGCGGCATCGTCGGAGAATTGTCCCACCGCTGGAACCAGTGGCGTGGTCGATCCATCGAACCGGCGAGCGAAGCGCAGGAAAGCCGTTCGGAGGTCTGA
- a CDS encoding di-heme oxidoredictase family protein, with amino-acid sequence MKPIILSLFCTALLGFAPISQAEDLFDERARQDPLVDGSFSGALSGTQLETFRQAGETLFTARFTSADGAGRPMATQAIIPTKRKRSVPSQFQRLAGMDSNSCASCHRDPNPGGAGDFSVNVFVSEGFNQADFDTTDPQFSNERNTNHLFGAGLVELLAREMTADLQAIREEALIEARRSGESVTKPLSTKGVDFGTIMAAPDGMIDLSGLDGVDTDLVIRPFGHKGVMTSLRQFSVNAANHHHGMQAVERFGSRWTGEADFDGDGLGNEIGEAEIAALVAWQAGLPAPARRDDLDAADAARVANGERLFSDLGCASCHRPALPLEDLTFIDPGPVDAAGTMRPGEGVDRRYDLSTAARNLLRDEKGRVMVPLYGDLKRHRIVDQQVDGFGNELLAQRFVERDVFQTTELWGVGSTAPYGHRGDMTTLTEAIEAHGGDARKPRDAFIELGEKERSDIVGFLRTLVIR; translated from the coding sequence ATGAAGCCGATTATTCTATCTCTTTTCTGCACCGCCCTGCTGGGTTTCGCACCCATTTCGCAGGCGGAGGACCTGTTCGACGAGAGGGCACGACAGGATCCGCTGGTCGATGGCAGCTTTTCCGGGGCGCTTTCCGGCACGCAGCTTGAAACCTTTCGCCAGGCGGGAGAGACCCTTTTCACGGCGCGCTTTACAAGTGCGGACGGCGCGGGCCGGCCGATGGCGACCCAAGCTATCATCCCGACCAAACGCAAGCGCTCCGTCCCGTCGCAATTCCAGCGTTTGGCCGGCATGGATTCCAACAGTTGCGCCTCCTGCCACCGTGACCCGAATCCCGGCGGCGCTGGAGACTTTTCGGTCAATGTCTTCGTATCCGAGGGTTTCAACCAGGCGGATTTCGACACGACGGATCCGCAATTCTCCAATGAGCGCAATACGAATCACCTTTTCGGCGCGGGGCTGGTCGAACTACTCGCTCGTGAAATGACCGCTGACCTTCAGGCCATTCGTGAGGAGGCGCTGATCGAAGCGCGCCGAAGCGGTGAATCCGTCACGAAGCCGCTTTCGACGAAAGGTGTCGACTTCGGCACGATCATGGCCGCACCGGATGGAATGATCGATCTCTCCGGGCTGGATGGTGTCGATACCGACCTGGTCATCCGTCCCTTTGGCCATAAGGGCGTCATGACGTCGCTTCGCCAGTTCAGCGTGAATGCCGCCAACCACCACCATGGTATGCAGGCGGTCGAGCGCTTTGGTTCGCGATGGACAGGCGAGGCCGATTTCGATGGCGATGGTTTGGGCAATGAAATCGGGGAGGCCGAAATCGCGGCTTTGGTGGCCTGGCAGGCGGGTCTTCCCGCGCCGGCCCGGCGCGACGATCTGGACGCGGCTGATGCGGCGCGGGTCGCCAACGGGGAACGGCTGTTTTCGGATCTTGGCTGCGCCTCCTGTCACAGGCCTGCTCTGCCGCTTGAAGACCTGACATTCATCGACCCCGGCCCGGTCGACGCGGCCGGCACTATGCGGCCCGGCGAGGGGGTGGATCGCCGATACGACCTTTCCACTGCAGCACGAAATCTCTTACGCGATGAAAAGGGGCGCGTGATGGTGCCTCTCTATGGCGACTTGAAACGCCACCGGATCGTGGATCAACAGGTCGACGGGTTCGGCAATGAGCTGCTGGCTCAGCGCTTCGTGGAGCGCGATGTTTTTCAGACGACCGAATTGTGGGGTGTCGGCTCGACGGCGCCCTACGGTCATCGCGGCGACATGACGACGCTGACGGAAGCGATAGAGGCCCATGGTGGCGATGCGCGAAAGCCGCGCGATGCCTTCATCGAATTGGGCGAGAAGGAGCGATCGGACATTGTTGGATTTCTCAGGACCTTGGTGATCCGATGA
- a CDS encoding ABC transporter substrate-binding protein encodes MKTMLLAGAATALVTPALAQDGGISDDTIKIGMNLDMSGPYSAIDGEGSVVAAQMAIDEMGGEIDGKKIELLTADHQNKADIGSNIARQWADQDKVDLVVGGANSGVGIALQEVTSEKGIAYINNGGASAALTNENCAPETGIHWTYDTDALANGTAVAMVKEGNDSWYFITADYAFGHKLEENAMDAVKANGGTVIGNVRAPFPTQDFSSFLLQAQGSGAKVIGLANAGTDTQNSVKQAQEFGIVQGGQALASLLLFITDVDALGLDAAQGLTLTTGFYWDQDEKAREWSAKFEEKHGGKPSMVHAGMYSSVLNYLKAVKETGTDDAKTVVAKLKEMPIEDAFARNGRVREDGLMVHDMFLAQVKKPEESEGKWDYYNIVSTIPGDDAFRSLEDGTCEAIKNN; translated from the coding sequence ATGAAAACCATGCTTCTGGCCGGAGCCGCGACCGCGCTTGTGACGCCGGCCCTCGCCCAGGATGGCGGCATTAGCGACGACACGATCAAGATCGGCATGAACCTCGACATGTCCGGCCCATACTCGGCCATCGATGGAGAAGGATCCGTGGTTGCCGCGCAGATGGCAATCGACGAGATGGGCGGTGAGATCGACGGCAAAAAGATCGAATTGCTGACCGCCGACCACCAGAACAAGGCCGATATCGGCTCCAATATCGCGCGTCAGTGGGCCGATCAGGACAAGGTCGACCTGGTTGTTGGGGGCGCCAATTCGGGCGTCGGAATCGCCCTGCAGGAAGTCACCAGCGAAAAGGGCATTGCCTATATCAACAATGGCGGCGCCAGCGCGGCACTGACCAACGAGAACTGCGCGCCTGAGACCGGCATTCACTGGACCTACGACACCGACGCGCTGGCCAACGGCACCGCTGTCGCCATGGTCAAGGAAGGCAATGACAGCTGGTACTTCATCACTGCCGACTATGCTTTCGGCCACAAGCTGGAAGAGAATGCGATGGACGCGGTGAAGGCCAATGGCGGCACCGTTATCGGCAATGTCCGCGCGCCGTTCCCGACGCAGGACTTCTCGTCCTTCCTTTTGCAGGCGCAAGGTTCGGGCGCCAAGGTCATCGGTCTTGCCAATGCCGGTACCGACACGCAGAACTCGGTCAAGCAGGCGCAGGAATTCGGCATTGTTCAGGGCGGTCAGGCGCTCGCTTCACTGCTTCTTTTCATTACCGATGTCGACGCGCTCGGCCTCGATGCCGCCCAAGGCCTGACGCTGACCACGGGCTTTTACTGGGATCAGGACGAGAAGGCGCGCGAATGGAGCGCCAAGTTCGAGGAGAAGCATGGCGGCAAGCCGTCGATGGTCCATGCCGGCATGTATTCTTCGGTCCTCAACTATCTGAAGGCCGTCAAGGAGACCGGCACCGACGACGCCAAGACGGTCGTCGCCAAGCTGAAGGAAATGCCGATCGAGGACGCCTTCGCCCGCAATGGCAGGGTCCGCGAAGACGGGCTGATGGTCCACGACATGTTCCTGGCGCAGGTCAAGAAGCCTGAGGAAAGCGAGGGCAAGTGGGACTATTACAACATCGTCAGCACGATCCCCGGCGATGACGCCTTTCGCTCGCTGGAAGACGGCACCTGCGAAGCGATCAAGAACAACTGA
- a CDS encoding CRTAC1 family protein gives MKWRIVLLVALSAATPGFAAEGAPTALPMDVPALREQAKEAGIEHVYEGPWEYFVGGGVAAFDCNGDRFPDLAFAGGTNDAALYVNHSRPGEELRFAQAEEALPKEARDKVTGLYPLDIDGDGNKDLIVLRVGENVILKGDGACHFEKTNRNFSFDGGRAWTTAFAATFEQDGRFPTLAFGNYVDRSAPGSPFGTCHDNVLIRPREAADGTPDYSDPQTMTPGYCALSMLFTDWNGSGVPALRITNDRQYYRGGQEELWRVDPGRPARPYRSTDGWQAVTIWGMGIAETDLDADGKPEYALTSMGDTKLQTLDEEAEEDRPVYRDIAVEKGTTAHRPYTGDDIKPSTGWHAEFADMNNDGRTDLFIAKGNVQQMPDFARFDPDNLLLGTFDGRFVEAGEPAGLARATRGRGGAVVDLNMDGMLDLVVVNRQAPVALFRNGGAMRDDGRSPSPMGSWIAVELHQDGPNPDAIGAVISVRLGNETVTRRISVGGGHASGHLGFVHVGTGTAERAEIRVKWPDGDWSAPYRVFAGNFIRIDRQTDHARYWYPIRIDEKQKTGDQSASLAAEKHP, from the coding sequence ATGAAGTGGCGCATCGTTCTTCTTGTTGCTTTATCGGCTGCAACGCCCGGCTTCGCGGCGGAGGGCGCACCGACTGCCTTGCCGATGGATGTGCCCGCCCTTCGGGAACAGGCGAAGGAAGCGGGTATCGAACACGTTTATGAAGGCCCGTGGGAATATTTCGTCGGCGGCGGGGTCGCCGCTTTCGATTGTAATGGCGACCGGTTTCCCGACCTTGCTTTCGCTGGCGGGACCAACGATGCCGCGCTTTATGTCAACCATTCGCGACCGGGCGAAGAGTTGCGCTTCGCACAGGCGGAAGAAGCGCTTCCGAAGGAGGCTCGTGACAAGGTCACCGGGCTCTATCCGCTCGACATCGATGGTGACGGTAACAAGGATCTCATCGTCCTGCGGGTCGGTGAAAACGTGATCCTGAAAGGGGATGGCGCCTGCCATTTCGAAAAGACCAACCGTAATTTCTCCTTTGATGGCGGGCGGGCATGGACAACCGCCTTTGCCGCGACCTTCGAGCAGGACGGCCGCTTTCCCACCCTCGCTTTCGGCAATTATGTGGACCGCAGCGCGCCAGGTTCCCCTTTCGGTACCTGCCATGACAATGTCCTGATCCGCCCGCGTGAAGCGGCTGACGGAACGCCCGATTATTCGGACCCGCAAACCATGACGCCCGGCTATTGCGCGCTTTCCATGCTGTTCACCGATTGGAACGGTTCGGGCGTTCCTGCCCTCCGCATCACCAATGACCGGCAATATTATCGCGGCGGACAGGAAGAGCTCTGGCGCGTCGATCCCGGTCGGCCTGCGCGACCTTACCGGTCCACCGATGGGTGGCAGGCGGTCACGATATGGGGAATGGGTATTGCGGAAACGGACCTTGATGCCGACGGCAAACCCGAATACGCCCTCACATCCATGGGCGATACCAAACTGCAGACGCTGGACGAAGAGGCCGAAGAGGACCGGCCCGTCTATCGTGACATAGCCGTCGAGAAGGGTACGACCGCTCATCGGCCCTATACGGGCGATGACATCAAGCCCTCGACAGGCTGGCATGCGGAATTTGCCGACATGAACAATGACGGCCGGACCGATCTTTTCATCGCCAAGGGCAATGTGCAGCAAATGCCGGATTTCGCGCGCTTCGACCCGGATAATCTTCTGCTTGGAACGTTCGATGGCCGCTTTGTCGAGGCGGGAGAGCCGGCTGGCCTTGCGCGCGCCACACGGGGGCGCGGAGGCGCGGTGGTGGATCTCAACATGGACGGCATGCTTGATCTTGTGGTCGTTAATCGGCAGGCGCCGGTGGCTCTGTTCCGTAATGGAGGCGCAATGCGCGACGATGGACGTTCACCGTCTCCGATGGGAAGCTGGATTGCCGTCGAGCTTCATCAGGACGGACCGAATCCCGATGCCATCGGGGCCGTTATCTCTGTCCGGTTGGGCAACGAGACCGTGACGCGTCGCATTTCCGTCGGTGGTGGGCATGCGTCGGGTCATCTGGGCTTCGTGCATGTCGGAACCGGCACGGCGGAACGGGCCGAGATTCGCGTAAAGTGGCCTGATGGCGACTGGAGCGCGCCCTATCGCGTTTTTGCCGGCAATTTCATCCGCATCGACCGGCAGACCGATCACGCGCGCTACTGGTACCCAATCCGCATTGATGAGAAACAGAAAACAGGTGACCAATCGGCCAGCCTTGCAGCGGAAAAGCATCCATGA
- a CDS encoding ABC transporter ATP-binding protein: MTEPLLTVDGLGAWYGESHILHGMDFTVGKGEIVTLLGRNGAGKTTTMRSIMGLVKKRNGSVRFGSIETIGLSANQIARAGIAFCPEERGIFSSLTVKENLLLPPIVAEGGMSVERVYELFPILQTRGASQGTKLSGGEQQMLAIARILRTGARLLLLDEPTEGLAPVIVEQIGQIIAKLREEGFTILLVEQNFRFAEAVGDRHYVVEHGRVIDSFERDEVEANRETITGYLGI; this comes from the coding sequence ATGACTGAGCCGTTGCTGACCGTCGACGGTCTGGGCGCCTGGTACGGCGAGAGCCACATCCTGCACGGCATGGACTTTACCGTCGGCAAGGGCGAGATCGTCACCCTTCTCGGCCGCAATGGCGCCGGCAAAACGACCACCATGCGCTCGATTATGGGGCTGGTGAAGAAGCGGAACGGTTCGGTCCGCTTCGGCTCCATTGAAACGATCGGCCTGTCGGCCAACCAGATCGCGCGGGCGGGAATCGCCTTCTGCCCCGAAGAGCGGGGGATCTTCTCGTCGCTTACCGTGAAAGAGAATCTCCTGCTGCCGCCCATCGTCGCCGAAGGCGGGATGAGCGTTGAACGGGTCTACGAACTCTTCCCCATTCTTCAGACACGTGGAGCGAGCCAGGGGACCAAGCTCTCGGGCGGCGAGCAGCAGATGCTCGCCATTGCGCGTATTCTGAGAACCGGAGCGCGCCTTCTTCTTCTCGACGAACCGACGGAGGGCCTTGCCCCTGTAATCGTCGAGCAGATCGGCCAGATCATCGCAAAGCTGAGGGAGGAAGGCTTCACGATTTTGCTGGTCGAACAAAACTTCCGTTTCGCCGAGGCGGTCGGCGACCGCCACTATGTGGTCGAACATGGTCGTGTCATCGACAGTTTCGAACGCGACGAGGTGGAAGCCAACAGGGAAACGATAACCGGCTATCTCGGCATATGA